Within Dysosmobacter sp. Marseille-Q4140, the genomic segment CCCAAAGGGACACGGGCTTTCTGCGGCACTGTTTTGCAGGCCTCATCAATGCCGCTTGATCCGCAGGCGCTCACTGCCCGGGCCAGGGCGCGCCGGGCATCCGGCACTCCCGTCTTCTCTTTGTCAGCTCGGCCGCCAGGCAGCAGGCCGGTTTACCGGTCCATCAGGCGGCAGAGCATGACCGCCGCCTGGGCTCGGGTGGCGGTGCCCCGGCCCTTGTAGCTGCCCTGCACCAGTTCCAGCCCCTGGGCCAGGGCCGCATAGCCCAGCTCGTCCGCCGGGATGGAGGACCGGTCCGGGTAGGCGCAGGTGAAGATGCCCTTGAGCTGGGCAACGGCGCCGTATCCGGCGCTGTCCAGCAGGCAGCGCACCAGCTGGCTCCGGGTGAGGACCGCACTGTCATTGCGCTCTGACCGGGTCAGCGTACCCCGGGCATAGGCGGCGGCATAGGCCTCGTCCCGCTCCTGCTCCGTGGCCTGGGCGGGGTCCAGGGCCATCCGGTCCAGGCTGTACAGAAGGCACACCAGATCCCACTGGGTCAGGGCCTTGCTGGGCTGGAACGCGCCGCCCAGATAACCCACGCCGTAGCGGGCCAGGCGCTGGATGTCGCTTTGCGCCCAGCTGCCCGCAAGATCGCCGTACGTGAGGTCCCCGTCGTCGCTCTGCCAGCTGTACAGGACCACCTGGCCGCTCTTGGCGTCGATGCCCCGGCAGGTCTCCTCCCGCTCCAGACTGTATCCCAGCTTCAGGTAGTAATAGGAGGTCAGGCCCATCTGCTGGAGCCGCCGGGTCACCTCGTCGGACCCCGTCAGCTTCTGGGGCACCAGCAGATAGCCCAGAGTCACCTCATAGGTGTCCATCCAGGCGTCCATGGCCGCCTGGGCGGAGAGCACGCCCTCGGGCGTGTCGAAGGAGACGGCCTCGTCATACTGGAAGCTGAAGCCGCACACCGAACCGGCGGAGGCGTCGATGCGGACGATGTAATACTGCTCCGGGAAGAAGTAGCCGTTTTCCTTCCTGGCAAAGCGGAAGGTGTAGCTGGAGACGCTCGCCCCGCTGTCCATGGGCACGGCCTCTTCGCCGGGCATCTCATAGAGGTCCAGGTGGGTATAGCGGTCACCGTAATAGGCCTTCAAAAACGCCTCCGCCGCGGCCTGGGCCTTCGTCTGGCTGACGGCGGCCTTCTGCTCACTGTCCCAGGGCATGGAGGAATAGAGGGTCTGGACCTGGCCGGTCCGGGCGTCCACAGTGAAGGTGCGGGCCAGTACGTCCTCCCCGCTGGTCCGGCTGTACCGGAGAACGCAGGTCACCGGGGCCTCGCCGTCCTCCGCTGTCTGTCCCACGGAGTAACGGGCAGAGGCCAGGGCATAGCGGCTCAGGCCGTATTCCGGTACGGCCCGCAGGGCTTTGTCCAGCGCCTCGGAGGACTGGACGCCCTCCAGCTGCCGGATGCCCTCCTGCTCGGCCTGGGACAGGCCGTTCTCCGCGGCCTCCGTCTCAGCAGCGGTATCTCCCGCCGCGGCGCCGGCACCGGATTTGTACATATCCTGCTCCAGCGCAGTCAGGTCTACCAGCTTCCCGGTCTTGGCATCCACATAGAAGGTGTGGACGCTGTCAGGCAGGTAGCACAGCACGGCGGTGGTGCTGTCCTCATCCGGCAGGATGTACTCCAGCCGCAGGGACTGCTCCGAGCGAAGGGCCTGTTCCGCAGCCGCCCGGGTGACGCTGGCGTCGGCAGAGGGGATGGTTCCCAGGAAGGCGGTCTCCGGCACATCCCGGCGGAAGCGGGTGACCACATTGTCCGCCGCCCGGACCGTGACGGAGCAGGTCAGAGGCGAGGGCAGGCCGTTTAACAAAATAGTGCCGGAGAAGCGGTAGGTGGTGCTGTCCAGGCTGTCCATCCCGGAGGGCTCCTCCAGCTCCACGGACTCACCCGCTCCCAGTACCCGTTTCAAAAAGGCGTTGGCCGCGGCGGCCGCCTGGCCGGCGTCCCCCTTGGGGAAGCCTGGAACGCCCTGGTCCGGACCAGAGGACGGTTCGCTGTTCGTCACATAGTAGTCGGTGATCGTTCCGTCAGCCAGGGCACTGACCGACAGGGATCCGGCATCTCCGCTCCAGTAGAGGTTCCAGAGCGGGGCCAGTTCTCCCTCTTCGTAATTGCCTCTGAAATCGGTGTAGCCGTCGGTATCCAGGTCCAGAGCGGACTTCACCGACCGGGTGACCCGGTCCAGATCTCCGTCAGTCCCGCCTGCGGCCTGGGCCCAGGGCAGGGCCGCGCCGGTGAACAGCAGAATGCTGAGCAGCAGGGAGAGCAGCTTTTTCATCGTCGTACCTCCATTCTCTTCGGCTGGTATCCGTAGGGTTTCTCCTTGCGATCCACTATAAGGTCAGACGAAAAAAATGTCAAAAGGTTCCACCGGCAAAAAGAAAATTTCCCCAGCCGCTCAGCCATGGCTGAAAACGGGAAAAACCGCCCGGTGGGGCGGTTTTTCCCGGAGAGTTTTTGCCGCGCCGGGATGAGGGGATCAAAGCGCGGCGGAGTGGTATCAAAGAAATCGTCAGGCGCGCTTTCGGTACAAGACCGCGGCCAGCAGGCCGATCAGAAGGACTGCCGCGCTGGCGCCCAACAGCAGTAAAGTATCTGTACTCGTCGTTCCGGACACAGCGGAATTCCCCGGGAAGGTCATTGCGGAGTTCCTGTCCGTCGGGTGACCCTGCTGACTGTCTCCGGCGGAGGAGGCGGCGGACGGCTGCCCGCCGCCTGCCGCGTCCGGAGAGGGAACATCATTTGGAGCGGTCTGCTGCTCCGGCATGGCAGAGGCTTCGTCGGCGGCGTCATCCGCGCCCTGCGGACTGCCCGCCGATGGCTCCCCGGCGTCCGGCTGGGAGCCCTCCTGCTCCGCCGGCGCGCCCGTGGAAGCAGAGAGATCTCCCTCCCCCGTCTGACCGCGATCCCGGATGCCTATACCGCCGCCCATGCCGCCGTTGTTCATGGAGCCCATGTCGGAGATGCTGAGGCCGGAGGCGTCCACCAGGGCGCTGCCGTCCTCCGTCTGGCCCTCGTCGGTGGAGGGGATGGTCCCCTCCAGCTGGCCACGGACGCTCTGCGCCCGCAGCAGACAGAACCGCTCCAGCGTGTCGATGCCGGCCTCAAATTCCTCGTAGGTACAGAATTTGGTGGGATCCTGCTCTACATAGGGGGCGATCAGGGCCTTGGTCTCGGCCATCATCTGCTCAAAATAGCCGCTTTCGAAATACTGGGCGATAAACTCTGAGAAATACTGATGGTACAGGGCCGTATATTCCTCGTCGGCAAAGATCCAGGCCAGCATGGGCCGGGATTCCACCGTGCCGCCGGAGACCGGCGTGTCGATGGGGTAGTTCACCATGGACGTGGCGTCGCCGCCGCCCTGGAAGCCGCCGAAGGCCAGGTTATAGTCCCAGGGGATCATGGACAGGAGGCCGTCCTCCTCGTAGAGGTAGTAGTTGTGGATCATGGAGCCGGTGTAGCTGTCGAAGTTGCAGACGAAATTGTGGACCACGAAATAGCGGATCACCTGGTCCACATCCACCACCGCTTCAATGTCCGTCCCCTCGTTGAGCTGCTTTTGCTTTTCCATATTCTCCACGATGGGCCGGATGGCCCGGCGGGACAGGAAGATCACCAGCAGCAGCATGACCCCCCAGCAGGCAAGACCCGCCGCACCGGAGAGCAGTAGCACCCGCAGGTAGGAGAGGTTTTCCACGGAGGTGTCCAGGAATACCAGGGCGCTGCCCCGGCCGGACCGGCTCTCCCCCAGCAGATAGCGGAAGCGGCCGGTCCGTCCGCTCTCGTCCCCGCTCTCATAGATCCGGCAGGCCATCTCCTCCGCCTCCGCCTCCGTCACGGCGGAGGTGCGGCTCACATCCACGGAGAGGACTGCGCCGCTGCGGTCGAACCGGACCACGAAGAAATTGGAGGACAGGAACGTGTCGTAGTCGTTTTTCGGCGGGTCCATGAAGGGCCGGGGCATACTGGTGTCCGGCTGGGGCAGCAGTCCGCTCCCCCCCCTCGTGCTCCGCCACCACCCGCAGCGTCCGGTCGGTCTGCCCGCCCACGATGACCATATTGGCAATATTGATGGCGCCCAGCATAAACACAATCAGAACCGTGATGGCCGCCATAGCGGTCATCACAAATTTTTTCTGGAGGGTCCGGATCATTCCGCCACCTCCAGCCGGTAGCCCACATTCCGCCTGGCGGCGATGGTCACGTCGGCGTTCAGCGCTGCCAAGCGCTTGCGCAGATAGGAGATGTAGACCCACACTGTCCCCAGTTCCGCCTCGGTGTCGTACCCCCACACCTTTACCAGCAGTTCCTCCGAGGACAGATACACATCCTTGTTCAGCATCAGCAGTTCCATCAGCCGATACTCCAGCTTTGGCAGGACAAACGTCTGGCCGCCGCCGGAGAGCTCGTAGGTCTGCTGGTTCAGCGTGATGCTGCCCCGCCGCAGGACATTGGGGGTGAACTCCTCCCGGCGGCGCAGCATGGCCCGGACCCGGGCCAGCAGCAGCTCCATGGAAAAGGGCTTGGGCAGGTAGTCATCCGCCCCCAGGTCCAGGCCCTGGACCTGGTCCTCGATCTCCCCCTTGGCCGTCAGCAGCAAAATGGGCGTGCGGCACCCCTCGGCCCGCAGCTGCCGCAGGACCTCCAGCCCGCTGAGCTTCGGCATCATGATGTCCAGGATGATGCCGTCATAGTGCTCCAGGCGGGCATAGGCCAGGGCGTCCGCCCCGTCGGCCACGGCGTCCACCATGTAGTTGTGATAGGTCAGAATGTCCACCACGGCCTCGGACATGGCCGCCTCATCCTCCGCATACAGCAGCTTCATACACACACCTCTTTTCGGAGAGGATACCGCCCGCAGCTTAACCGAACCTTAGAAACTGCCCGGGGCGCGGGAAAATTCTGTTGACAGTTATGCTCTACAAGTGTAGAATATTAATATACTACAAATGTAGAGGAGTGATCCCATGACTCCGACCATCCGCCGTCTGCCGGACGGAGAGCTGGAAGTGATGCAGGCCCTGTGGGCCTGCAAGGCCCCTGCGGCCGCCGCAGACCTGGAGGAGCGCCTGCGCGCCTCCCACCCCATGGCGCCCACCACGGTGCTGACCATCCTGACCCGGCTGGGGGAAAAGGGCTTTGTGACCGCGGAGAGAGCCGGCCGGAGGAGAGTGTACCGGCCCCTGGTGTCCCGGTCGGACTACCTGGCCGCCCAGAGCGGCGCCTTTTTCCGGGGACTCTGCGGCGGCAGCGTATCCACCTTCGCCGCCGCCCTGTGCGACAGCGGGCTTAGCCGGGAGGAGCTGGAGGAGCTGCGGGACCTGCTGGAGAGGGACGCCCTATGAGCGTGGATGAGATGCTGGCACGGACCATGTCCGCCAGTTCCCTCCTCACCAAGCGGGAGATCTTCTGCCTGGTGGCGGCAGTGGCAGTGGCCGCGGCCGTCAGCGAAAAGAGCTTTCGGGACGGTGACGGAACGCCCCTGGACGGGAGGCGACGGCACATCCCCTACCTGGCTACCTTCTGGCTTCCGCCGCTGATGCTGATTTTCGCGCTGCTGCCCTGCTTCGGCCTGCTGTCCTTCCGGCACGTGCTGTCCGTGCTGTTCTCCGTACTGGTCAGCGTCTGCGTCTATGACGCTCTGCTGCTGACGGCCCTGCCTCTTCTGCGGCGGTACGTCAGCGCCCGGACCTGCGCCGTGCTGTGGCTGCTGCCCAACTATCTGGTCCTCCTGGCCAACCTGAACCAGATGAAGCTGGACCGGCCCCGCTGGGTGGTGCATCTGCCCGTCATGGCCGTGCAGGCAGCCTGCGTCCTGTGGGCCGCCGGGTTCTGCGCCGTTCTTGTGGGGAAGATCGCCGGTCACCTGCGCTTCCGCCGCGCCCTGCTGCGCCGGGCACGCCCCGCAGAAGATCCGGAATGGCTGGCCCTGTGGCGGAAGGTCCAGACGGACGCCGGCTTTCCGTCGGCGCCTTACCGGCTGGTAGTCTCCCCCGCCGCGGCCACGCCGTTGAGCATCGGCCTCTTTCCCGGGGCCCTCCGGGTGGTGCTGCCGGAGCGGGCGTACACGGCGGAGGAGCTGGAGCTGGTGCTGCGGCACGAGCTGGTCCATCTCTCCCGCCGGGACAATGTGACCAAGTTCTTCCTGGTGTTCTGCACCGCCCTGTGCTGGTTCAACCCCCTGACGTGGCTGGCCATGGACCGCAGCGCCCAGGACATTGAGCTGGGCTGCGACGAGACGGTGCTGCTGGACGCGGATGAGGGCACCCGCCGTCGCTACGCGGAGCTGCTGCTCTCCGCCGCCGGGGACGGCTGGGGCTTTACCACCTGCCTCTCCGCCTCGGCCCGGTCCCTGCGCTACCGGCTGCGGTCTGTACTGCATCCGGCCGCGGAGCGGCGGTCCGCAGCGGCCCTGGTGGGCGTTTTGATCTTCGCCCTGCTGTCCACCGGCGGCTGGCCCGCCCTGGTCGCAGACAGCGGCGCCGGGCGGGACCTGCTCTTCCCCACCGGCCGGCCTGAGGACTACACTGTCCAGCGCGTCGCCTGGCGGGAGGACTGGGAGAGCACGGAGTACACCTGCGCCGACGGCGCCGCCCTGACCGGGCTTCTGGGGGATCTGGAGCTGGGTGAGCTGGACGGCAATTACGCCACTCGTTCCCTGGGTCTCCCCAGAGGGAAGGACGGCGGTCTGATCGTGGAATACGCCGGGCCCGGCGGGTCCTACACCGCCGTGCTGGAGGACCACTATCTGGAGCTCTTCCCCGACGCCGCCAGCGCCCCCGTCCTCTCCGACCGGGTCTACCATCTCAGGGAGCCCGCGGACTGGACAGCGGTCTTTTCCCTGCTGGAGGCGGCCCCCGGCTGAGCGCCCGTACATCCATCCTCACAAGAGGGCGGCGGCAAGACAGCCGCTCCCGGAAAGGAATGTCTCATGAATTCGGAACTCTACACGGAGACTGCGGCCCGGGTACTGGTATCTCTGCTCTTTGCCGGGGCAACGGTCTGGGCCTTCCTCCGCGCGGGGGAGCAGGCGGAAACGGACGCGCCCGGCAAAAAGCCCCGCCAGCGGTATCTGCCGTATCTTGCGGGCTGGGTGCTGCCGCTCTATGTGGCTTTTACGGCCATCCTCCTCTGTCTGACCTACGGCCCGGAGCGGGCGGCGCGAGCCCTGCTGTCGCTCTGCTTTCCCATTTTCCTGAGCATCTGCGTCTATGACGCCCTTTTGCTGCCGGCACTGCCGCTGCTGCGCAGACGCATCAGCGCCCGGACCTGCGCCGCACTGTGGCTGCTGCCCACCTACCTGTACCTCACCGCCTACCCCTGCATGGAGCGGTCGGAGCCGCGGTGGGTGGTGTCCCTGCCGGTGCCGGTGATCTGGGTCGGGGCGGTGTGGGCCACAGGCTTCTGCGCTGTGCTGGGGTGGAAGATCGCGGACCATCTGCGCTTCCGCCGCGCATTGCTCAAAAGCGCCCGGCCGGTGGAGGACCCGGACGATCTGGCACTGTGGCAGGAAGAACAGCAAAGCGCCGGATGGAAAAAGATCCGCCTCCCCCTGCTGGTCTCCCCGGCCGTGTCCACGCCGCTGAGCGTCGGTCTCTTCTCCCGGTCCATCCGGGTGGTGCTGCCGGAGCGGACGTACACGGCGGAGGACCTGCGGCTGATCCTGCGCCACGAGATCATCCACATCAGCCGGACGGACAGCGCCGCCAAGTTCTTTCTGGTGTTCTGCACCGCCATGTGCTGGTTCAACCCCCTGATGTGGCTGGCAAAGGAGCGCAGCGCCCAGGACCTGGAGCTCAGCTGCGACGAAACGGTGCTGCTGGACGCCGGCGACGGCGCCCGCCGCCGCTACGCGGAGCTGCTGCTCTCCGCCGCCGGGAACGGCCGGGGCTTCACCACCTGTCTCTCCGCCTCGGCCAAGACCCTGCGCTACCGGCTGCGCAGCGTGGTCCATCCGCCCCGCCGCCACGGCGGCGCCCTGCTGGTCGGCGTGCTGATGTTCGCCCTGCTGATGACCAGCAGCCTCACGGCCCTGGCCTACGATCCCGTCCGGGGCGCGGAGGTGTTCTTTCCCGACGGGCAGGAGGCATATACACTCCGCACAGTCCAGTGGCACACGAAGATGCGGACCGTACCCTGCCGCTGCGCCGACCCGGAGGCCCTGGCCTCCAGGCTGGGCGATCTGAAGCTGGAGGCCCTTGCCGGGAAGTACACTTTCTCCGGCATCCGCCCCCTGCTGGAGGTCTGCTTCGAGGGCCCGGAGGGCACGGTCTGGATCGTGGTCCGGGAGAAATCTCTGTCGGTGATCCCCATGGGTCGTCCGTCTCTGCAGTCTGAGGGCGACTACTATCTGCCCCAGGGAGCGGACCTGGAAGCCCTGGCGCAGCTCCTGACGTTTTCAGAGTGACCCCGCAGCAAAGCAGCGGGACGGAGCATTCCGTCCCGCTGCTTCTCGCTTCTCAGGCCAAAGGCACTGTCGTCTCCCTGAACCGGAGGGCGGCGGCCTGGTCCAGGTCCACCGGCATCTTCCAGGCGAAGCTGCCCACATAAGGGCTGACATCGGCCTCGCCCACCCAGTTGGCGCGGCCGCCCTCAGTAGCGACCTCCGAACCGTCCTTCAGTACCAGGACCATATCATAGAACGCCAGAGCGTTTTTCCAGTCCTGGGGCGCGCAGGTCAGCTGCACGCCGGTGGAGGTGACCTCCACCTTCTGATAGGTCACCTGCCGGGTGACGCCGTCCTCCGTCAGCGGCAGCGTCACGTTCTCCAGCACCAGGGGCGGCTGGGTCTCCGTGGCCGACAGGGAGATGGGCACCTCCCAGCGGCCCTTCACCAGCACCTCCCCGTCTGCTCTCAGGTCCTCCAGCTCCAATGTCATGTCCCGGCTCTCCGTCAGGTCCGCGGTGGGGTCCGGGCTCTCATAGCGCACCAGCATCTCCAGACTGCCGTCCTCCCGGACCCGTGTGTTGTCCCGGGAGAAAATGATCCCGGTGCTGACCACGATCCCTACTTCCTCAAAGCTCTTTTCAGGCGCGCCCTCCAGCCATCCGGACCAGAAGGAGTAGTGCTTTCCCGGCTGGTAATCGCCGCTCACATGGAGCAGAATCCACAGATTTGACTTTCCGGCAGTGACGGAATCCACCGTCACCGTGACCTCCGACGCCGCGGCCGCCGCTTCGGCGGCCGGGGATTGTGCCGTATCCTCCGGGCCGGCGGCATTCTCCTCCCGGGATGCCGGAGATGACGTTCCGCTCTCCGGCCCCGCTGCGGGGGCCGTCTCCTCCCCGACCGCCCCGGGGAGCTCCACGATGACATCCTCCTCCCGCTCCTGCCCGGCGGCCTGGCTGCCCACGCTCTGGGTCAGGCCGTCCACGGCGGCGGCCTGGCCCTTATCCATCTTCGTCTGGCCGGTGGCCTCCTGCCAGTACTGGCGGAACCAGTCCTGGATGCCCGGTGTGCTGACGGCCAGCGCCGTCCCGGCCAGCAGCAACACCACCAGGACCGCCGCCAGCAGGGTCTTGGGCACTTGCCGGTGCAGCGCGCGCCGCTCCTGCTTCGTCATATTTCGTACCTCCTCCTTCAGCCGGTGGGAGGCGGCCACATGGTCAAAGGCCCGCTGATACTTCGTCCGCATGGTTCAGCCCTCCTCCAACTGTTGTCTCAGCTTCCGCCGGGCCCGGTCCAGCCGGGTCCGGACGGTGGAGACATTCAAGCCCAGCATGGCCCCCACCTCCGCCGCCGAGTAGCCCTCGTAGTGGTGGAGGTACAGGGGGACACGGTATTTCTTCGGCAGGCGCAGGACCTCTTCCAGCACCTGCCGGTCCTCCGGTTCCGGCGCCAGAGGCTCCGCCGCTTCCTCCAGGGAAACGGTGTGGAGCCGCCAGGGCGTGCGGGATAGATCCTTGCAGACATTGACGCTGACCCGAGCCAGCCAGTATCGCAGCCGCTCCTCCTCCCCCGGCGGCGGACCGCTCTTCCACAGCCGCAGCATCACCTCCTGGGCGGCGTCCTCCGCGTCGGGGACGTTGCCGAACCAGTTCAGGGCGATTCGGTACACCATATTCAAATACCGCTCAGCGGCTTCGTTGAATTCCGCTTCCGTCAGCATGGGCATGTCTCCTGTTCTTGTTTTTCCCGGAAAGGCCTTTCACCTATAATACCGGGTTTTCCAGCCGAACGTCTCATTTTCCGCAGAAAATTTTCTTCCGGCTCCCGGCGCTCTCTCCGGCTTTACAAACGGCAAAAAATACCGTATGCTGGAGGCGGAAGGGAGGCGCCGCCATGGAGGATCGAAAAAACGAACACCGGCTGTGGGTCCACGCCGGCGGCGTGTTCGCCCTGGTGCTGGCAGCGGCGCTGCTGCTGACCGCGTACATGGAATACGGCGCCATCCAGCAGGACCGGGACCGCATGTCCCATATCGCCCAGTCCATCGGCTCGGAAACCTATGAGACGCTGCTCTCTGAAATGGGAAAGACCCGGGTGCTGGAGGCCTATCTGATCCAGACCGGCGGCTCTTACCAGGGCTTTGAAAAGGTCGCTCCCATTCTGCTGCGGGAGCGGTTCGTGCGGAACGTGCTCTTCGCTCCCGGCGGCGTGGTGGAGGCGATCTATCCCCTAGCTGGCAATGAGAGCGCCATGGGCCTGGATATGAACGAGGAAGGCGCGGGCAATCTGGAGGCCCGGGCCGCCATGGAAAAGGGCGAGCTCTATATCGCCGGTCCCTTCGAGCTGGTTCAAGGAGGCCTGGGCATCGCCGGGCGGCTGCCGGTATATCTGGAGGATGCCGCCGGGCAGCGGACCTTCTGGGGCATCGTCTCCGTGACGCTGGACTTCCCGGAGGTCCTCTCCGGCAGCCCGGTGGAGCGGGTCAGCGACCAGGGCTTCGCCTGCGAGGTCTGGCGCATCAATCCGGACACCGGGGAGCGGCAGACCATTTTGATGTCGGAGACGGCGCCCCGGTCCGGCTGGGAGGCGGTCTCTCTTCAGCAGGAGCTGTTCAATGCCGACTGGACCATCACCCTCTCTCCCCTGCGGCCCTGGTACGCCCAGCCCAGTCTGTGGCTGTACCTGGCCATTGGACTGCTGCTGAGCCTGCTGGCCGCTGCGGGCACTTACAACCTGGAACGTGTACGGCTGATGCAGGCCGAGGCCGCCCGGCGGGAGATCCTCCAGCTCCAGACCCAGCTGGAGCACGAGCAGACCGATATGCTCCTCAGCCAGATCCGGTCCCATTTCTTCTACCACACCCTCAACTCCCTCCAGGCCCTGATCGTCCTGCAGCCGGACGCCGCCTACAAAATGGCCGGAGATTTCGCGCGATATCTGCGCTTTACCCTGGATGCGGCCACCGCCGCCGGGGGCATGGGCTCCTTCCGGGAGGAACTGCGGGCGGTGCGGGCCTATGCCGACATCAACCAAGCCCAGCTGGGCAAGCGGCTGACCATGGTCTACCATGTGCCGCCGGAGGCGGACTTCCCCCTGCCGGTGCTGACCATCCAGCCGGTGGTGGAGAACGCCATCCTCCACGGCATCAAGCCCAAGGTTGGCGGCGGTACCGTCACTCTCACCCTGGACGAGACGCCGACCCACTGGCGCGTCACCGTGGCCGACGACGGCCTGGGCTTCGACCCCACCGCGGCTACGGAGGCAGGCTCCATCGGCCTTGGCAATGTGCGCCGCCGGCTCAGCCGTTTCCCCGGCTGCGGCATCGAGATCGAAAGCGCTCCGGGCCGGGGTACGCGGGTGGTGCTGTCCTATCAGAAGAGTGCAGATCAATTTTTGACAAATTCTATACAATATCCACAATGAAGCGTACGGTTCCCGTACGCTTCATTTGGTATAATCTACATAGAAAAGGGAGGTGAGGCGCTTTGAAGACCATCCTGGTGGACGACATGCTGCTGGACCTGCAGCTGTTCGAGCTGAAATGCGCCGACATGCCCGACTTTGAGATCGTGGGCAAATTCACGGACCCTGACCAGGCCATCGCCTATGCCGCCGGTCATGTGGTGGACTTTGCTCTGCTGGACATCGACATGCCCGGTATGAACGGCATGGAGCTGGCGCAGCGCCTGCGTCAGATCCGGGGCGACATCATCATCGTCTTTGCCACGGCCCACCCCAAGTTCGCCGTGGACGCCCTGCGGATGAAGGCGGACTACATGATCTTCAAACCCTTTGACCGGGAGGACATCGCCGATGTCATGGAGCGGGCCAAGCTCCTGCGCCGGCGGCAGAGCAAGCGGTTTTTCTTCCGCACCTTCGGCTCCTTCGACATGCTGGTGGACGGGGAGCCGGTCCGCTTCCGCTCCGCCAAGGCCAAGGAGCTGATGGCCCTGTGCCTGTACCGGCAGGGCTGTCCCGTGTCCATTCACGAGATCGTGGAGTGCCTCTGGGGCGAGGAGACCGCCGGAGCCGACAGCACCGGCTACCGCCGCACCATCAAGGAGCTGACGGACACGCTCCGTGACTGCGCCGCAGAGGAGCTGATCCTCCGGGCCAGGGGGAGCCTTCAGCTGCGGCTGGAGCTGGTGGACTCCGACTACCAGCGCTTTCTGGACGGGGACGAGGACGCCATCTGCCATTTCCAGGGGGATTTTCTGCGGCAGTACTCCTGGGCGGAGCCCATGATCTACACCTTGCAGGAGAAAAAGCAACTGATGCTCGCCCGTCTGTCCCGGCGGGATGAGCACCCATGAAGGAGGGATGGACGTTGGATGAATTCCTGAGAATGGAGCACGTCAGCAAACGGTTCGGCGACTTCTACGC encodes:
- a CDS encoding S-layer homology domain-containing protein yields the protein MKKLLSLLLSILLFTGAALPWAQAAGGTDGDLDRVTRSVKSALDLDTDGYTDFRGNYEEGELAPLWNLYWSGDAGSLSVSALADGTITDYYVTNSEPSSGPDQGVPGFPKGDAGQAAAAANAFLKRVLGAGESVELEEPSGMDSLDSTTYRFSGTILLNGLPSPLTCSVTVRAADNVVTRFRRDVPETAFLGTIPSADASVTRAAAEQALRSEQSLRLEYILPDEDSTTAVLCYLPDSVHTFYVDAKTGKLVDLTALEQDMYKSGAGAAAGDTAAETEAAENGLSQAEQEGIRQLEGVQSSEALDKALRAVPEYGLSRYALASARYSVGQTAEDGEAPVTCVLRYSRTSGEDVLARTFTVDARTGQVQTLYSSMPWDSEQKAAVSQTKAQAAAEAFLKAYYGDRYTHLDLYEMPGEEAVPMDSGASVSSYTFRFARKENGYFFPEQYYIVRIDASAGSVCGFSFQYDEAVSFDTPEGVLSAQAAMDAWMDTYEVTLGYLLVPQKLTGSDEVTRRLQQMGLTSYYYLKLGYSLEREETCRGIDAKSGQVVLYSWQSDDGDLTYGDLAGSWAQSDIQRLARYGVGYLGGAFQPSKALTQWDLVCLLYSLDRMALDPAQATEQERDEAYAAAYARGTLTRSERNDSAVLTRSQLVRCLLDSAGYGAVAQLKGIFTCAYPDRSSIPADELGYAALAQGLELVQGSYKGRGTATRAQAAVMLCRLMDR
- a CDS encoding response regulator transcription factor encodes the protein MKLLYAEDEAAMSEAVVDILTYHNYMVDAVADGADALAYARLEHYDGIILDIMMPKLSGLEVLRQLRAEGCRTPILLLTAKGEIEDQVQGLDLGADDYLPKPFSMELLLARVRAMLRRREEFTPNVLRRGSITLNQQTYELSGGGQTFVLPKLEYRLMELLMLNKDVYLSSEELLVKVWGYDTEAELGTVWVYISYLRKRLAALNADVTIAARRNVGYRLEVAE
- a CDS encoding CotH kinase family protein, with protein sequence MPRPFMDPPKNDYDTFLSSNFFVVRFDRSGAVLSVDVSRTSAVTEAEAEEMACRIYESGDESGRTGRFRYLLGESRSGRGSALVFLDTSVENLSYLRVLLLSGAAGLACWGVMLLLVIFLSRRAIRPIVENMEKQKQLNEGTDIEAVVDVDQVIRYFVVHNFVCNFDSYTGSMIHNYYLYEEDGLLSMIPWDYNLAFGGFQGGGDATSMVNYPIDTPVSGGTVESRPMLAWIFADEEYTALYHQYFSEFIAQYFESGYFEQMMAETKALIAPYVEQDPTKFCTYEEFEAGIDTLERFCLLRAQSVRGQLEGTIPSTDEGQTEDGSALVDASGLSISDMGSMNNGGMGGGIGIRDRGQTGEGDLSASTGAPAEQEGSQPDAGEPSAGSPQGADDAADEASAMPEQQTAPNDVPSPDAAGGGQPSAASSAGDSQQGHPTDRNSAMTFPGNSAVSGTTSTDTLLLLGASAAVLLIGLLAAVLYRKRA
- a CDS encoding M56 family metallopeptidase, encoding MSVDEMLARTMSASSLLTKREIFCLVAAVAVAAAVSEKSFRDGDGTPLDGRRRHIPYLATFWLPPLMLIFALLPCFGLLSFRHVLSVLFSVLVSVCVYDALLLTALPLLRRYVSARTCAVLWLLPNYLVLLANLNQMKLDRPRWVVHLPVMAVQAACVLWAAGFCAVLVGKIAGHLRFRRALLRRARPAEDPEWLALWRKVQTDAGFPSAPYRLVVSPAAATPLSIGLFPGALRVVLPERAYTAEELELVLRHELVHLSRRDNVTKFFLVFCTALCWFNPLTWLAMDRSAQDIELGCDETVLLDADEGTRRRYAELLLSAAGDGWGFTTCLSASARSLRYRLRSVLHPAAERRSAAALVGVLIFALLSTGGWPALVADSGAGRDLLFPTGRPEDYTVQRVAWREDWESTEYTCADGAALTGLLGDLELGELDGNYATRSLGLPRGKDGGLIVEYAGPGGSYTAVLEDHYLELFPDAASAPVLSDRVYHLREPADWTAVFSLLEAAPG
- a CDS encoding RNA polymerase sigma factor, whose protein sequence is MTEAEFNEAAERYLNMVYRIALNWFGNVPDAEDAAQEVMLRLWKSGPPPGEEERLRYWLARVSVNVCKDLSRTPWRLHTVSLEEAAEPLAPEPEDRQVLEEVLRLPKKYRVPLYLHHYEGYSAAEVGAMLGLNVSTVRTRLDRARRKLRQQLEEG
- a CDS encoding BlaI/MecI/CopY family transcriptional regulator — its product is MTPTIRRLPDGELEVMQALWACKAPAAAADLEERLRASHPMAPTTVLTILTRLGEKGFVTAERAGRRRVYRPLVSRSDYLAAQSGAFFRGLCGGSVSTFAAALCDSGLSREELEELRDLLERDAL
- a CDS encoding M56 family metallopeptidase produces the protein MERSEPRWVVSLPVPVIWVGAVWATGFCAVLGWKIADHLRFRRALLKSARPVEDPDDLALWQEEQQSAGWKKIRLPLLVSPAVSTPLSVGLFSRSIRVVLPERTYTAEDLRLILRHEIIHISRTDSAAKFFLVFCTAMCWFNPLMWLAKERSAQDLELSCDETVLLDAGDGARRRYAELLLSAAGNGRGFTTCLSASAKTLRYRLRSVVHPPRRHGGALLVGVLMFALLMTSSLTALAYDPVRGAEVFFPDGQEAYTLRTVQWHTKMRTVPCRCADPEALASRLGDLKLEALAGKYTFSGIRPLLEVCFEGPEGTVWIVVREKSLSVIPMGRPSLQSEGDYYLPQGADLEALAQLLTFSE